The following proteins are encoded in a genomic region of Streptomyces collinus Tu 365:
- a CDS encoding RICIN domain-containing protein → MAVQPGLTRLGVEPVADSYPWYEDTAAEQLRQDECLMADVLRLGGPTMATTAQDALNQPADKLHTLADRKHWDQTPLAVAYKKDRDAASKQADDLESQRSAWAKPLDGLATPGGFTVTDFHWPPDGEQSFYNQTGLSKWVADRFWQKDDDFYQDATPEADAKTLKAVDDLGTPLYGTDPDPAGTTQAEWNRVLAEHDAFRWMHGGPATNAGADDARLFLSSGGFPRSAPQPGTPEYRIAVEDVKSRFTACGWRDPLDPDNVLGDITATAADEWQQEVASQAVQRNQILGANKDSVDALAKGAKALSDMLGHSWVADHLTRWQDYWLPGGLGWVGDSPTVIEVHAAKGKCLDVQGGKKDNGTPVQVYTCNGSAAQKWVLYGSEDSLHLQNVNAFKCLDVAGNNTANGTKIQISSCKDSPSQIWASELRGATSLKNTGTGKCLDMHTFDNGNDAKLYTCNGTDAQQFDIKPTGHDGTDKLDYPDKAQFDKAKSGVAAAQAGAKKQLAVLKAQLAVAQKAATTSDSAVQAAYGIADTSGAPRGRGLLVGQQKAQVTKGAVAALQALVKAGETAEAATRASAGDSETIAQRGLAQAAQAKAEFRKEAAKTAELQAKAAADAAKVHRDNAKKDKETAEAKLSDALKAEGDAKAAAADAHAKRLAAEAEEKTAKAEKENAAAKRAEAADHRKNAESEATKAKDAKDKAETAEKTAEDRRDDAVKASDHAKDMRDDAWDAEQKADAARAKADAKDAYADSLDSGDAADAARAAANDADKAADDAEAAATKARSEADAATQAAADADAAATRAEAAAKRARSDADAAQADKLKADAAVKTATSAVADAIKASQDASAEAKTAVKLADEAEQHAKDAKTQADAANTEAGKALAAAAKAAGFAHVTAQAAVDASKAAKQVAAPANDAVQLGSAYVDADSAAGLVVLTGQASKTIADQQQAVADAHAKNAAAEAQAAKELADQAKGDAKEAYQHAANAAQYASDARTYSKEALGYAADAAKAASKAADSLARTVQYDKQAGEDAAAADKAAGNAEGYAKDARDSADAAELDAAAARSAASQAEQDAKDARAAATRADAAATEAEQAAKDADKYAKEAQAAADRAEKAEADKRRSQGSGTGIPGVFAVPDESTVEIVNSKQIGTCPGMPQAALKGCDAAYDLVVTYDADFYLCTDDDAQATADGCPKSAWQFLKRATLKNVPIDNWQHHFSGKDIVRAGWQSLFGDVAGSILFSFFADDMMDCLHGSASGCAWSLANYLPLEKPLAALADAVRTVNASMRTGIGVADALKALRTLHMDADALAGIERSARLTEEMRTACRTNSFPGATEVLMADGSHRPISQVGVGDLVRSMNPATGQLRTREVTDTFKHDTRRLVDITVAGGGKLTSTAGHRFYVVERGWTLVSDLHVGDRLRTPDGSIRRVTALLDRPDLSPRTVYDLTVGDLHTFFVLAGATPVLVHNCKVALGWQNKGALDEWAKLPENKFTTFSNVSPQDFARLAEMAVADPSVTLHVNMTGLSDLGGFMEAAKRGLRAGEAGHATDYEMSMIARAVANGQRPWDSVKFYSPSGPNGAMRLDPPTEMPDLSVLGKLDPVKGSVIGYCHC, encoded by the coding sequence ATGGCCGTTCAGCCCGGGCTGACCCGCCTGGGCGTCGAGCCGGTGGCCGACTCCTATCCCTGGTACGAGGACACTGCTGCCGAGCAACTGCGGCAGGACGAGTGTCTGATGGCCGACGTGCTGCGGCTCGGCGGTCCGACGATGGCCACGACCGCCCAGGACGCTCTCAACCAGCCCGCGGACAAGCTGCACACCCTGGCCGACCGGAAGCACTGGGACCAGACGCCGCTCGCCGTCGCGTACAAGAAGGACCGCGACGCGGCGAGCAAGCAGGCCGACGACCTCGAGTCTCAACGCAGCGCGTGGGCTAAGCCGTTGGATGGCCTGGCGACTCCCGGCGGGTTCACCGTCACCGACTTCCATTGGCCGCCCGACGGTGAGCAGAGCTTCTATAACCAGACCGGTCTGAGCAAGTGGGTCGCCGACCGGTTCTGGCAGAAGGACGACGACTTCTACCAGGACGCCACTCCGGAGGCCGACGCCAAGACCCTCAAGGCCGTCGACGATCTCGGTACCCCGCTGTACGGCACGGACCCGGACCCCGCCGGCACGACGCAGGCTGAGTGGAACCGTGTGCTCGCCGAGCACGACGCCTTCCGATGGATGCACGGCGGGCCGGCCACGAACGCGGGAGCGGACGACGCCCGCCTCTTCCTCTCCTCCGGCGGTTTCCCGCGCAGCGCACCGCAGCCGGGCACGCCGGAGTACCGCATCGCCGTGGAGGACGTGAAGTCCCGGTTCACTGCATGCGGTTGGCGTGACCCGCTCGACCCGGACAACGTGCTGGGTGACATCACCGCCACCGCGGCCGACGAGTGGCAGCAGGAAGTCGCCTCCCAGGCCGTTCAGCGCAACCAGATCCTGGGGGCCAACAAGGACTCTGTCGATGCCCTGGCCAAGGGCGCTAAGGCGCTCAGCGACATGCTGGGCCACTCCTGGGTCGCCGATCACCTGACCCGCTGGCAGGACTACTGGCTGCCGGGCGGCCTCGGCTGGGTCGGTGACAGTCCCACGGTCATCGAGGTGCACGCCGCGAAAGGCAAGTGCCTCGACGTCCAGGGCGGCAAGAAGGACAACGGCACACCGGTCCAGGTGTACACCTGCAACGGCTCCGCGGCGCAGAAGTGGGTGCTCTACGGCAGCGAGGACAGCCTGCACCTGCAGAACGTCAACGCCTTCAAGTGCCTCGATGTGGCGGGGAACAACACGGCGAACGGCACGAAGATCCAGATCTCGTCGTGCAAGGACTCCCCGTCGCAGATATGGGCGTCCGAGCTGCGCGGCGCCACCAGCCTGAAGAACACGGGGACGGGCAAGTGCTTGGACATGCACACCTTCGACAACGGCAACGACGCCAAGCTGTACACGTGCAACGGCACCGACGCGCAGCAGTTCGACATCAAGCCGACCGGCCACGACGGCACGGACAAGCTCGACTACCCGGACAAGGCGCAGTTCGACAAGGCGAAGTCCGGTGTCGCCGCCGCCCAGGCCGGTGCGAAGAAGCAGCTGGCCGTGCTCAAGGCGCAGCTCGCCGTGGCGCAGAAGGCCGCCACTACCTCGGATTCGGCTGTGCAGGCCGCCTACGGCATCGCGGACACGAGCGGCGCGCCGCGTGGCCGCGGCCTGCTGGTTGGGCAGCAGAAGGCGCAGGTCACCAAGGGGGCTGTCGCCGCGCTGCAGGCGCTGGTGAAGGCTGGTGAGACCGCCGAGGCGGCTACCCGTGCCTCCGCCGGGGACAGTGAGACCATCGCGCAGCGTGGGCTGGCGCAGGCCGCGCAGGCGAAGGCGGAGTTCCGCAAGGAGGCCGCGAAGACGGCCGAGCTGCAGGCCAAGGCGGCCGCGGACGCGGCGAAGGTGCACCGGGACAACGCCAAGAAGGACAAGGAGACGGCGGAGGCCAAGCTCTCCGACGCGTTGAAGGCGGAGGGCGACGCGAAGGCCGCTGCGGCCGACGCGCACGCCAAACGGCTCGCGGCGGAGGCCGAGGAGAAGACGGCCAAGGCGGAGAAGGAGAACGCCGCCGCCAAGCGGGCTGAGGCCGCCGACCACCGCAAGAACGCCGAGAGCGAGGCGACCAAGGCCAAGGACGCCAAGGACAAGGCCGAGACAGCCGAGAAGACCGCAGAGGACCGGCGCGACGACGCGGTCAAGGCCAGCGACCACGCCAAGGACATGCGCGACGACGCGTGGGACGCCGAGCAGAAGGCCGACGCGGCCCGCGCCAAGGCCGACGCCAAGGACGCCTACGCCGACTCGCTCGACTCCGGGGACGCGGCCGACGCGGCCCGCGCCGCGGCGAACGACGCCGACAAGGCAGCCGACGATGCCGAAGCCGCCGCGACCAAGGCACGCTCCGAGGCCGACGCGGCCACGCAGGCGGCAGCCGACGCCGACGCCGCGGCCACCCGCGCCGAGGCCGCTGCCAAGCGCGCACGCTCCGACGCGGACGCCGCCCAGGCGGACAAGCTGAAGGCGGACGCGGCGGTGAAGACTGCGACCAGCGCGGTCGCCGACGCCATCAAGGCCTCCCAGGACGCCTCCGCCGAGGCCAAGACGGCCGTCAAACTCGCCGACGAGGCCGAGCAGCACGCCAAGGACGCCAAGACCCAGGCCGATGCCGCCAATACAGAGGCCGGGAAGGCACTCGCGGCCGCAGCGAAGGCCGCCGGTTTCGCCCATGTCACCGCTCAGGCGGCGGTCGACGCGAGCAAGGCGGCGAAGCAGGTCGCAGCCCCGGCCAACGACGCCGTCCAGCTCGGCTCGGCCTACGTCGACGCCGACTCGGCGGCCGGCCTGGTCGTGCTGACCGGTCAGGCGTCGAAGACGATCGCCGACCAGCAGCAGGCCGTCGCCGACGCGCATGCCAAGAACGCGGCGGCCGAGGCCCAGGCCGCCAAGGAACTCGCCGACCAGGCCAAGGGCGACGCGAAGGAGGCGTACCAGCACGCGGCCAATGCCGCCCAGTACGCGTCCGACGCCCGCACCTATTCCAAGGAGGCGCTGGGCTACGCGGCCGACGCGGCCAAGGCGGCATCCAAGGCCGCCGACTCACTGGCCCGCACCGTTCAGTACGACAAGCAGGCCGGCGAGGACGCGGCTGCCGCCGACAAGGCGGCCGGCAACGCAGAGGGCTACGCCAAGGACGCCCGCGACTCGGCCGACGCCGCCGAACTCGACGCGGCCGCGGCCCGCTCCGCGGCGTCCCAGGCCGAACAGGATGCCAAGGACGCCCGCGCGGCGGCCACCCGCGCCGACGCCGCAGCCACCGAGGCCGAACAGGCCGCCAAGGACGCCGACAAGTACGCCAAGGAGGCTCAGGCGGCCGCCGACCGGGCAGAGAAGGCGGAGGCCGATAAACGACGCTCCCAGGGGTCCGGCACAGGCATTCCCGGCGTGTTCGCCGTGCCCGATGAGTCCACCGTCGAGATCGTCAACTCCAAGCAGATCGGCACCTGCCCGGGAATGCCGCAAGCAGCCCTCAAGGGCTGCGACGCGGCGTACGACCTCGTCGTCACCTACGACGCCGACTTCTACCTGTGCACGGATGACGACGCGCAGGCCACAGCGGACGGCTGCCCGAAGTCGGCATGGCAGTTCCTTAAGCGGGCGACCTTGAAGAACGTCCCGATCGACAACTGGCAGCACCACTTCTCCGGCAAGGACATCGTCCGCGCCGGATGGCAGAGCCTTTTCGGAGACGTGGCAGGATCGATCCTCTTCTCGTTTTTCGCCGACGACATGATGGACTGCCTCCACGGCAGTGCCAGCGGCTGCGCCTGGAGCCTCGCCAACTATCTCCCGCTCGAGAAGCCTCTGGCCGCACTCGCCGACGCCGTCAGGACAGTGAACGCCTCCATGCGCACCGGCATCGGAGTCGCCGACGCGCTGAAGGCGCTGCGCACGCTGCACATGGACGCGGACGCGCTGGCAGGTATCGAGCGGTCGGCGAGACTCACCGAGGAGATGCGGACCGCCTGCCGGACCAACAGTTTCCCCGGTGCCACCGAAGTGCTCATGGCGGACGGGTCACACCGGCCCATCAGCCAGGTGGGTGTGGGGGACCTCGTCAGGTCCATGAACCCGGCCACCGGCCAGTTGCGGACCCGAGAGGTCACCGACACCTTCAAGCACGACACCCGGCGGCTGGTGGACATCACCGTTGCCGGCGGGGGGAAGCTAACCAGCACCGCCGGCCACAGGTTCTACGTGGTGGAACGCGGGTGGACGCTTGTCTCAGACCTGCATGTGGGGGACCGGCTGCGCACCCCGGACGGTTCCATCCGCCGGGTGACCGCCCTCCTCGACCGCCCGGACCTGTCTCCGCGTACGGTGTACGACCTCACGGTCGGTGATCTGCACACGTTCTTCGTGCTCGCGGGCGCCACCCCGGTCCTCGTCCACAACTGCAAGGTCGCCCTGGGGTGGCAGAACAAGGGGGCACTCGACGAGTGGGCCAAGCTCCCCGAGAACAAGTTCACCACCTTCTCCAACGTGTCCCCGCAGGATTTCGCCCGGTTGGCGGAAATGGCTGTCGCCGACCCGAGCGTCACGTTGCACGTCAACATGACTGGGCTGAGTGACCTCGGAGGCTTCATGGAAGCCGCCAAGCGCGGCTTGAGGGCGGGTGAGGCCGGGCATGCCACGGACTACGAGATGTCCATGATCGCGAGAGCTGTCGCCAACGGCCAACGCCCATGGGATTCCGTGAAGTTCTACTCCCCGTCGGGCCCCAACGGCGCAATGCGACTGGACCCGCCGACTGAGATGCCGGACCTGTCGGTGCTGGGGAAACTGGACCCTGTAAAGGGTTCGGTCATCGGATACTGCCACTGCTGA
- a CDS encoding putative ATP-dependent DNA ligase, whose product MPELVVEIGVDVARDNAGRWRHPARWHRARPDLSPADVPTFEPGPTG is encoded by the coding sequence ATGCCGGAACTGGTGGTGGAGATCGGCGTCGACGTCGCCCGCGACAATGCAGGGCGCTGGCGGCACCCCGCGCGTTGGCACCGGGCGCGCCCGGACCTGTCGCCCGCCGACGTCCCAACCTTCGAGCCCGGCCCGACCGGCTGA
- a CDS encoding TetR/AcrR family transcriptional regulator, giving the protein MHTRPSSYHHGDLRAALLTRAEETLREKGPAALSLRELARDLGVSHAAPSRHFRDKQALLDALALTGFERLAVALEGAHGRAGASFAQRLDVIVRAYVDFALENAALLDLMYSIKHDPEASEALRAAAERWSALLVSGIEEGQRQGEVREGPLERVGVPVFAVLHGYAGLVTAGMLPPEAAEHGLDEVIAFALRGCAPDAV; this is encoded by the coding sequence ATGCACACCCGCCCAAGCAGCTACCACCACGGAGATTTGCGCGCCGCGTTGCTGACCCGCGCCGAGGAGACGCTGAGGGAGAAGGGCCCGGCCGCCCTGTCGCTGCGAGAGCTCGCCCGCGACCTGGGCGTCAGCCACGCTGCCCCGAGCCGTCACTTCAGGGACAAGCAGGCATTGTTGGACGCGCTGGCACTGACCGGCTTCGAGCGGCTGGCCGTGGCGCTCGAGGGGGCGCACGGGCGGGCCGGCGCGTCGTTCGCGCAGCGTCTGGACGTCATAGTCCGCGCCTATGTGGACTTCGCCCTCGAGAACGCGGCGTTGCTGGACCTGATGTACTCGATCAAGCATGACCCGGAGGCGTCCGAGGCCCTGCGGGCGGCGGCAGAACGCTGGTCCGCGCTGCTGGTGTCGGGGATCGAGGAGGGGCAGCGGCAGGGTGAGGTGCGGGAAGGGCCGCTGGAGCGCGTCGGCGTCCCGGTGTTCGCGGTCCTGCACGGTTACGCCGGTCTGGTGACGGCTGGGATGCTGCCCCCCGAGGCCGCCGAGCACGGTCTGGACGAGGTGATCGCCTTCGCGCTGCGCGGCTGCGCCCCGGACGCGGTGTAG
- a CDS encoding oxidoreductase — translation MTTPSPTWHVTDIPDQTGRTAVVTGANSGLGLATVEALAGAGAHVVLAVRDPERGAAAAARVHGSVEVRRLDLADLASVREFAAAWRGDLDLLVNNAGVMNIPESATKDGFETQFGTNHLGHFALTNLLLPHLTDRVVTVSSGAHRMPGNPRIHFDNLNLTGEYAPMKAYSQSKLANLLFTLELQRRLTESNSRVRALAAHPGWAATNLQSHDGSPLRRALLLIGNRLFAQDNRAGALPTLYAAVQDLPGASYVGPDGLGEMRGAPTLVGRSPAAADPSAARRLWTVSEELTGIAFPLSAVTAGTRP, via the coding sequence ATGACTACTCCTTCCCCCACGTGGCACGTGACCGACATCCCTGACCAGACCGGCCGTACCGCGGTCGTCACCGGAGCCAACAGCGGACTGGGCCTCGCCACGGTCGAGGCGCTGGCCGGCGCCGGCGCGCACGTCGTGCTCGCCGTACGGGACCCCGAGCGCGGTGCGGCCGCGGCGGCCCGCGTGCACGGCAGCGTGGAGGTGCGTCGGCTAGATCTCGCCGACCTCGCCTCCGTGCGGGAGTTCGCGGCGGCCTGGCGGGGTGACCTCGATCTGCTCGTCAACAACGCGGGCGTCATGAACATCCCGGAGTCGGCCACCAAGGACGGCTTCGAGACGCAGTTCGGCACCAACCACCTGGGCCACTTCGCGCTGACGAACCTGTTGCTGCCGCACCTCACCGACCGGGTCGTGACCGTCTCCTCCGGCGCCCACCGGATGCCGGGCAACCCCCGCATCCACTTCGACAACCTCAACCTCACCGGGGAGTACGCCCCCATGAAGGCGTACAGCCAGTCCAAGCTGGCCAACCTGCTGTTCACCCTGGAACTCCAGCGCCGGCTGACCGAGTCGAACTCACGGGTGCGCGCCCTCGCCGCGCACCCGGGCTGGGCCGCCACCAACCTCCAGAGCCACGACGGCAGCCCCCTGCGCCGCGCCCTTCTGCTGATCGGCAACCGCCTCTTCGCCCAGGACAACAGGGCCGGCGCCCTGCCCACCCTGTACGCCGCTGTCCAGGACCTGCCCGGTGCGAGTTACGTCGGCCCGGACGGGCTCGGTGAGATGCGCGGCGCCCCGACCCTGGTGGGCCGCTCGCCGGCGGCCGCCGACCCGTCGGCCGCCCGTCGCCTGTGGACGGTGTCCGAGGAACTGACCGGTATCGCCTTCCCGCTGTCGGCGGTCACCGCCGGGACCCGGCCATGA
- a CDS encoding aldo/keto reductase, whose protein sequence is MHYRSLGRTGIKVSPYALGAMMFGALGNPDHDDCVRIIHRALDAGINLVDTADMYAHGESEEIVGRALKGRRADVVLATKARNPMSDEPNHQGASRRWLMRALEDSLRRLDTDYVDIYQIHRPDPDTDIEETLAALTDLQRAGKIRTFGTSALPASDIVRAQWVAERRGLARPRTEQPVYSILNRGIEREVLPAAQEFGMGTLVWSPLGGGLLTGRYRKGQEAATHRSRYGFQHLTDDRRLDVVEQLIPLAEEAGLPLTHLAMGFVLAHPGVTSALLGPRTMEHLDDLLAGVDVTLTDDVLDRIDAVVPPGTDTGTLDMAYQPPALQRPELRRRPAGERAAA, encoded by the coding sequence ATGCACTACCGCAGCCTCGGCCGGACCGGGATCAAGGTCAGCCCCTACGCCCTCGGCGCGATGATGTTCGGCGCCCTCGGCAACCCCGACCACGACGACTGCGTCCGCATCATCCACCGGGCGCTCGACGCCGGCATCAATCTCGTCGACACCGCCGATATGTACGCGCACGGCGAGTCGGAGGAGATCGTCGGCCGGGCGCTGAAGGGACGACGGGCCGACGTCGTGCTCGCGACCAAGGCCCGGAACCCGATGAGCGACGAGCCGAACCACCAGGGCGCGTCCCGGCGCTGGCTGATGCGCGCGCTGGAGGACTCGCTGCGCCGCCTCGACACCGACTACGTGGACATCTACCAGATCCACCGCCCGGACCCCGACACGGACATCGAGGAGACCCTCGCGGCCCTCACCGATCTGCAGCGGGCCGGCAAGATCCGCACCTTCGGCACGTCGGCGCTGCCGGCCTCCGACATCGTCAGGGCGCAGTGGGTCGCCGAGCGGCGCGGGCTGGCCCGGCCACGCACCGAGCAGCCGGTCTACTCGATCCTGAACCGGGGCATCGAGCGCGAGGTGCTCCCGGCGGCACAGGAGTTCGGCATGGGCACCCTGGTCTGGTCGCCCCTCGGCGGCGGTCTGCTGACGGGGCGGTACCGCAAGGGCCAGGAGGCCGCGACGCACCGGTCGAGGTACGGCTTCCAGCACCTCACGGACGACCGTCGGCTCGACGTGGTCGAACAGCTCATCCCGCTGGCCGAGGAGGCCGGCCTGCCGCTCACGCATCTCGCGATGGGCTTCGTGCTCGCCCACCCGGGCGTGACGTCCGCCCTCCTCGGACCGCGGACCATGGAACACCTGGACGACCTGCTCGCGGGCGTCGATGTCACCCTCACCGACGACGTGCTGGACCGAATCGACGCGGTCGTGCCGCCCGGCACCGACACCGGCACGCTCGACATGGCCTACCAGCCGCCAGCCCTCCAGCGCCCCGAACTGCGCCGCCGGCCGGCCGGCGAGCGCGCGGCGGCATGA